The Thermosipho melanesiensis BI429 sequence TAAACCAAGGACAGGCAAGTGATAAAAAAATCAAGAAAGATAATAAATTTGTCACAAAATGGACAGTTTCTGCTATGGCGAGTTATGATTACAACGGAGATGGGTATAAGGATATATTTTATGTAGATTATAAAGGTAGGTTTTGGGTTTGGATTAATGATCCAACAAAAGGGGTTGAAAGGTTTTTCAACAAAAATAACATAGTTAAACTGTTTGAAGATAAAGATTTGGCATCGAATGGAGGCGGCGGTGTTTTAGATTTAGGAGATTTAAATAACGATGGAATTGTTGATTTAATAGCCGGACACACAGATAAGAAGAGTATATTTGTTTATTTTGGGAAAATTGCTAACAATCAGCTTATCTTTGATGTGGATAACAAATTTGTCATAACCACTGAAAACGGTAGTTTAAGTGAATATGTAACAGTTGACCCCTTATATCCAAACTCGAAATCTCCAGAAAATCTTCCTAGCTTTGGACCAACTATTATAAAGATAACAGATGTAGATAGAGATGGTTTTAAGGATGTTTTTGTTGGAACTGATGCATGGCGTCAAGGAAAAAATTTTGGTGGAAGTGTCTATCTATTTAAAGGTGTAAATATTACTTCAGATAATAAACCAAAATTTGTAAGTTTGGAATTAGTTCATGGAAGTTATAGCTTTGAGAATAATCCACCGTATGATTTTGATGCTGGGACAATAGCAGATTTGGATAACGATGGTGTTCCTGATTTTGTTGCGGCAGATGGTAATCATTCAGGAAATTTCTACAAGATAATAACACAAACACAGAAGGAATATGAGTTAGAAAAAGGATACATGGTAAGTGATTATTTGCCAAAGCTTGCTGGAATTTTGCCTAAAGATTTGCCAAACAATTTTGTAAAAAAGATAAAAGTAACGATAAAGTTTGATTTATCTTTAGGAGATGGTTCTTTTGAGATTAGGTATGTGAAAAGTGGTATAAAAGATCCACAATTGATAGATCCAGAAAGCTATCCATTAATGCCAAATGCAAGTGGAACAGTTTTAGATACATTTACTACGGAAATAGAGTTTGATAAACCTGTGCCCGATCCTCAAATAATAATAATTTTAAAGCCTGCAAGTCCGTTTTCTGCACCTCATATAAGTTATTTGAAATACGAAATAGAAACACAACCTTCTCAAGTGATTATAAAGGGTTTTAATTGGCAAAAAGGGGATAAATAATATGAAGAAAGGTTCGCTTTTGGTCGAAGTTCTTATTACACTAACAATAATAGTTTTTGCATTTAGTATAGCTTTTGTACCTTCTTGGAATTTGGTAAAAAAAACCAAAGAAAACTCTCAGCTTATTAAGATGTCTGAAATTTTGTTAAACAAATGCGAAGAATATTCATATCAGAACGTTTCATCTATAATTCCTGGTACTTTTAATGAGTATTATGATGGTGAAAACTATAAAATAGTGATTTCTAAAAATAGTACAAAAACACAGGAAAATTTTAACGTTTACTCAGGTTACGATGAAATAATTTATCCAGTTATAACAATTGTTAGTGTTCGTGTGGAAAAAGATGGAAAATATATTGAAGCACAGGTGGTGCCTCAACAATGGTAAAAACTGGATTTACATTATTGGAGATATTAATTGTACTGGTTATACTTTCGGTTTTATTCGGTATAGGTTATGTAAGTTTTGAAACTGTATACAGAAATATTTCTACCGAATCTAGGCTTTCAGGAATTTCTCAGAATTTGTTCTTTTTTCTTGTTGAGGCAAGAAGAGGAGCAGTATTAAAGGATACAATTTATTGTATAAAGTTTAATGGTGGTAAATTTTATTCTTTTGTTGACGAAGATTTAGATGGAAATTCGGATAATGGAAAAAAATCCGAGATTTCATTGGAAGAATCGATGGAAGTATATGTTAATGGAAATAAAGTGGAAAATTTTGAGATATATACTTACGATGCATTTTTTTTGAAAAAGAGTGGAAATACGTTGATAACGGAGTATTCTAATTTAGAGATTGAGATAAAGTATAAAGACAGAACAAAGGTTATAAAAATAGAAAATTCCTTGCCAAAGATTTTGGAGTGATAGTATGAAAAAAGGTTTTACATTTGTAGAATTACTTGTATCGCTAATAATAATTGGGTTGACGTTTCAAATAGTTGTTTCTGTTGTTTTTAATTCTGTTGAATCATATAAGCTTTCAAGGGTAAATATGCAGAATTTGTATGCGGAAAGTTATGTTACTCTTTTGTACGATATATTGGAAAATGAATTGCGATATGCAGGAAGTGGAGGTGAACTTTTAAAGAATTTATATTTACCTAAATATACAATAGATGACGAAGAAAGCTATATGCCGAAGGGAGGAAAATATACGGAGGTAACAGATGTCCTCTGGTTGGCGGATTCCATTGATATTAACGAAGATAGTACCTCTTTAGTATTATATATTACTTATGTGGTAACTTATAAAAACTTTTTTGTAAGAAATACAGATGGTACTTATTCTCCATTATATAAAGGATATGTGGGAAATTTTGGCTGGACTATTATTAAAAATAAATTATCTTCTTCTGCAGAAGGATATTTTACAAGATTTGCCAAACTAAAGGTTGAAAAAATTTCAGGTCCAGATGAATTTCCTGGAGAAATTGGGCCAGAGGATACATTTAAAATAGATGAGATAAATCTTGCAAATCAATTAAAAACATTGCCTTTATCTGATGAAGATAAGTATATTTATCCTTTGTCAAAAAATAGTATAGATTCTGTGGAGTATGCAACAAGTTTATTTAGGCAAACTAAAGTAGTTTTTGAAAAAGAAATGGGGAAGATATATATTGAAAGATTTTTTCCAGTCTTAGATTTATCTCAAAAACATTACAGACAAGATATTCTTGAAAATGTAAAGGATTTTGAGGTATATGCATTATATTATCCCAATGGTGAGAAAAAATTATCTGAAATAAAAAATATGAGTTTTGATTTAAGTTCCATATATGCGTTGAAATTTGCAGTTACGTGGAGATCCCCTTGGGATGATTTTGAGATAAAAAAGACGAGAATAATTACATTGATACCGAATTTGTGAGGTTGAAGATTATGAAAAAAGGATTTTTAAATATTTCAATTGGAATTATATTGATATTTTTTTCTGTTATTTCTTCTGTTTTGTTGTCTTATCTGTTAAAAGATGCGCTCCATATCCAAGAAAAGGTGTTGGAAACTGTTGATAATACATATACGAAAATAATGTTTATCTCTGGAGCTAATGTTTGGAAAAAATTTTTAACCGATAATGCGGCATTTTGGGATTATATCCAGTCAGAATCAGATTTTCAAAAAAACACAACATTTACTTGGAATGCAAAATTTAAATACAATCTCAACACCTATAGAGAGATTAATTACACATTGCTTTCCACAACTACCGTATACATTTATGTGGATAAATACATTAACGTAATTTTTGGATTGAAAAAAGATGGTAAAGGTATTTTACAAGGTGTATCATTTGATTTTGGTTGGCCTGGTATTTAGATATATTTTTTTAATTTGTTTTTAAGGAGCTCTGGACTTTTTAAATGTATTGTTTTAAATCCCAACCTTTTTCCAGTGGATATATTCTCTATTTTGTCATCTATATAGAGGCTTTCCTCAGGAATTATGTTGTATGTTTTGATAAGTATTTTATATATTTTTTCCTCTGGTTTAATGGAATTTACATAACTTGAAATGACTATTCCGTTAAATAATTCGAAGAATTTGTATTTTTCTTTTACCATCTTAAATGAATTTTTACTAAAATTTGAAAGTACGTAGAGTTTGTATTTCTTTTTAAGTTCGTAGAGTATATTTACATTTTCTTCTATTGGTGTAAGAAGATCAATGACTTTGTTTTTCATATGCTCAATTTCTTCTTTATATTGGGGGAATGTGGATAATTTTTTCTTCCATAACTCTTCTTCATCTATTAAACCTTTGTCCATTAAGTTCCAATCGTTTGTGTTAAAGATATTGTTCATAAAGAATGTTACGGTATCTTTGTCAAACACTTTTTCCATGTATTTTTTGGGGGCCCAATTTATAAGTACTCTTCCTAAATCAAAGATGATATTTCTAACCATTTTATCCCTCCGTATCCTTTTTTTATAAAGTTTATCAACCTTTTGTACGTTTGATTTTTTATTAGTGTATTAGAATTTCCTATTAATATAAGTTTTCTTTTTGCCCTGGTTAATGAAACATTTAATCTTCTTAGGTCGTTTAAGAATCCAAGTTCTCCGTTTTTGTTTGATCTTACAAAAGATATTAAAATTATTTCCTTTTCCCTTCCCTGAAAACCGTCTACTGTGTTGACGTCTATTTTGAGATCAAAACTTCTTATCAGTTCAACTTGATCGTCATATGGAGAAATTACACCAATCCATTCCCTTTTTGCTCCTTCATTTATAAAACTTTCTACAATGTTTTTTATAACATTTGCTTCCAGTTTGTTTATGTATGATGTGGAATCCTTTCTTTGTTCTTCGTAATTTTCTAAGCACGATGTATCGATAAAAATAAGTACATTTTCGTAATTTGTTAAAGGGGTTTTGCCTTTAAAGTTTAGATCTTTTAATGTGATATTTTTTACACCAGAGATTAAAAGGTTGTTGTAAAATTCCTTGTTGGGAAATTCCATGAGTCTTTCATTCATGCGATATTGTATTTTTAATATTTCACTTTTTTGGGGGTATTTTTTTATTAGCATTTCAAATAGTGTTGTAGAAAGTTCTTTTGCCTTTTCGGACAAAATAGTTGGAGGTAGTTGTTTGTGATCTCCCGCAAGAACAAATTTTTTCCCTTTAGATAAAGGAATTAAAACACTTGGAATAGTTGATTGGGTTGCTTCGTCAACTACAACCACATCGAATTCGTAATCCTTTAAAATATCAATATATGCTGATGAATTTGTTGTAAATACGACCATTGAATTATTGATAATATCTTTAGATATCTCTTCTTCTATTTTATAGATATTTTCCTTTATAGTTTCTATTTTTTCGTTTAATTTAATCCATTTTGCCATGTCTTTGATTATTTTTAAAGGTATACCTCTTTGTGATTTGTTGTTTTCTGCAAGTTTTAATATTTGTTTATCAGTTAATCCTCTTTTCCATTTTGGAATTGGTTTTTGAAAACTTTCTCTTTCTTGTATTAATTTTTCGAATGTTTTTTTCAATTTTTCAATTTCTTTGTATTTATTGTGTGTTTGTATTTTATACATAAGAGATGAGCTAAGTAGATGACTTGATATCCTAGAAGGATGTCCTATTCTTACATGTGAAATGCTTTCTGATAACCTTTCGACCAAGTTGTCCACTGCTAAGTTACTATCTGCAGTAACAAGTATTTTTTTCCCTTTTTTTGCTTCTTGAAGTATATATTCTGCAAGCGTTCTTGTTTTTCCAGTTCCAAATGGTCCGTGAATAAGGGAGAAGTCTTCACTTTTTAGAGCTTTTGATATGGCAAGTTTTTGATATTCATTTAGGTTGTTGTCAATAGGGGTAAATTCTTCTGTTCCGTTATCAACAACTTTGGGGTCAGATAAAATGTATTTTAGTATTTTTTTCACATCGTTATTTTCTAAATTATCTATTTGTCGTTTATAGGTTATATCACTTGCGTAAAGATCAATCCTTACATTTTTAAAATCTTTTGGTAAAAGATTTGATAGTGATACTACTATAAATCTTTTTCCCCTTTCTGTAACCACACCTTTTATATCACTTTTTGTTGGATTTCCTTTGCTTATTATTACCTCATCACCTGTTCCTATTTCTGTTTCAATTTGTTTTTTTCTTCCAAATTTTACCAAATACATTCCAAGCTCTTCACCTATTATTTTAGGTGAAAGATCTAGAATGGCTCTTCCTTTGTTCTCTCTTTGTTTTCCTGTTAAATTTTTCATTTCCCATTGCATTCTTTTAATTTCCTCATCTCTTTCAAGCTTTACTAGTTGTATTAATTTTTTTATATATTCTTCCAAAAGTGATCACCTCGGTTAAATTATACCATTAAAAATTCTAAGGTTTTTTTAAGGTTTAATTTGTATAATGAAGGTGAAAGGTGTGAGAAAAACGGAGGTGAAAATATGTATTGGCACTACGGACCTATGTGGAGTAATGGATTTTTTGGTTGGATGGGATGGCTTGGACCAATAATAAGACTTTCAGTATTTTTCTTTGTAGTATTTATAATTTATAAATTGTTTAAAAATTTGATTAATGGTATCCATGAAAAAGAAAATGTAATTCACTATTCCTCAAAAAGTGAAAGTCTCAAAATTTTAAATGAGAGATTAGCCAGAGGAGAAATTAGTGAAGAGGAATATCAAAAAATTAAAAATCTTATACTCAAAAATTAACACAAATATTTAACGGGAGGTGAAAGGTATGAAAAAATTGCTATTTTTATTAGTTTCATTGGTTTTTATAAGTTCTATGTTTGCATTTCCATTTAAAAGTCAAAATAACAAACTTTTAAATTATCAAGGTGCATTGGAAAGATTTGAAAATATTGAAGTGAGCGAACCAGCTACATATGTGGGGGAGATAAAACAAATTTATGTTGAAGTAGGAGGATTCCCTTCGAAATCAAGAATAGTTTTAGAAACGGAAAGTGGAAAGGAAGAATTTTATATTGGACCAATGTGGAAATTTTTTGATTTTAAACCTGGAATGAAAGTTGAATTTCAAGCAGTAGAAATAAAACTTGATGAAAAGACTACATTTAATCTTGTATACAAGATCACAAGTGAAGGAATAACAGTTGAAATTCCGTACAAAAAGATCATTGGAGAAAGATTGAAATATTTAAAAAGTGGTATATATCAAAAAAAGTTATACCAAAACCAAAGATTTCAAAGAATTCCTATGTATCAATATGGCCCCAGGATGCCATTCTATGAAATGCAATATGGTTATGGTTATTCCCAAATGATGAATCCACATCAATTACCTCAATACCCCAATTTCCTTCAAAGAGGTTGGAAATAAATCAAAAAGAGCGCTCGTAAAGAGCGCTCTAATTTTTTTACTTTAAGTATTTGTTAAACCATTCAGTAATTTCTTTCAGCCTTCTTATTCTATGCTTTGGCTTACCACTTCTTGAAAGTTCATGATTTTCTCCTTTAAATAAAACAAGTCGTGATTCAACTCCAAAATATTTTAACGATGTAAACATCTGAATTCCTTCAGCAAGCCAACATCTGTAATCTTCTTCAGAATGAATGAAAAGTGTTGGAGTTTTAATTTTATCGGCATATTTCATTGGAGAATGCCACCAAAGTTTTTCGTAATTATTCCATGGATTTGATGCGTGTTGGTCTTCTACAAAGAAATATCCTATATCAGTTGTTGCAAACTTTGAAATCCAATTTGATATGCTTCTTTGAGATGCTGCTGCTTTAAATCTATCAGTATGACCAATTATCCAATTTGTCATAAACCCCCCATAAGAACCGCCTGTAACCCCAAGTTTTTCTTTATCGATAAACGGGGACCTTTTTAATGCTTCATCAACAAATTTCATTAAATCTTCATAGTCAACTGTTCCATATTTCCCCCTAATATCGGCAAATTCATTCCCTCTCCCATCACTACCTCGTGGATTTGTAAACATTACTACATATCCTTCATTTGCCCAAACTTGCATTTCATGGAAAAATACCTCTCCATATACAGTTTTTGGTCCTCCATGAATGTCTAGTATTGCTGGATATTTTTTGGATTCATCAAAATCTACAGGCCTTATTATCCACCCTTCGAGTTTTACACCATCACCTGATAAGAAAGTGAATCGTTCTGGTTTTGAAATTTTTCTTTCTTTCACAACCCATTCGTTGAAAGTAGTAATTTGTGTTTCTGTATCTTTTAATTCATATATTTCTTGAAGTTTGTAATCCTTAAAACCAACAAAGTAAATTTTTCCATTTTTTGCGTCAAAACCATCTATTGAACCACCTTTTTTTGTTAATTTTTCTATTTTGCCTTCTTTATTTATCCTGTTAAGATATGAACTATTCCATTCAGTTGTAATAAAATAAAAGTAATTTTCGTCGGTTACTGCATTTTTATTTGAACCATATCTACAATCAGTTCCTACACTATTTCGTAAACTTAAATCAAAATCAGGGGTAAGTAAGGTTACATGCTTTGTTTTTGGCTCTAAAAGATAAAATTTTGGATTTTCAGTAATTCCATATTTTTTCATATTACTGCCAGCAAAAATTATTGAATCATCTAAAAAATATGCATATGTATATCTAAATGAAGTTTCGTGTGTTAATTTTTCAAGTGTATTACTGTTTACATCATACAAGAACAAATCTGCACCTATTTTCATTTTGTTTTTATATCTATTTGATATAAATAAAATTTTCTTTTTGTCATTTTTAATATCAAATTGAATTACGTTGGTAAATTCATCTGTAAGTGGTATAAATGTATTTTCCTTTAAATTATACAGATAAAGTCTTGTTCTTTTTTTGTTTGTAAAGCCGGCGCCATTTTGCCAGAAAGGGATTTCATCAATTATTTCATAATCTTTCTCTTCTTTTATCTTTTTTAATGCTTGTTGTTTTTCTTTTTCATCAGGTTTTGTAAAATCTGGAATGTTTTTATCGGATGATACAAGTAAAACAAATGTTTGATCATTTAATTTTTCTATTTTTCTTACAATGTAAGGTACTTCAAAATATTTCTCAGCTTCTCCACCGTTTATGCTAATTTTGTAAAATATTGTAAATGTTTCCCCTTTTTCCTTTCTTTTTTTTTCTTTTTCATCTCTGATTGATGGAAAAAGGATTGTTTCGTTATCAAGCCATATAAAATTACTTTCTCGGCCAAAAGTTGTAAGTTGAAATAAATTTTTACTTTCTGTGTTA is a genomic window containing:
- a CDS encoding FG-GAP repeat domain-containing protein, encoding MKKLFLVFLLFSAIYFSETYSVVFPTENWSQQYPEKAWGAIYIKNISTRVEEGKIVAVNVYKINDISASPGYGPFSQVSQTFSVDYNNDGYADIISLTYDGWVVIKENKMKETGDLSLENVRSYELPVRNGDGSMIVDDFDNDGKLDLFAFNSWQYAQFVDDVLNQGQASDKKIKKDNKFVTKWTVSAMASYDYNGDGYKDIFYVDYKGRFWVWINDPTKGVERFFNKNNIVKLFEDKDLASNGGGGVLDLGDLNNDGIVDLIAGHTDKKSIFVYFGKIANNQLIFDVDNKFVITTENGSLSEYVTVDPLYPNSKSPENLPSFGPTIIKITDVDRDGFKDVFVGTDAWRQGKNFGGSVYLFKGVNITSDNKPKFVSLELVHGSYSFENNPPYDFDAGTIADLDNDGVPDFVAADGNHSGNFYKIITQTQKEYELEKGYMVSDYLPKLAGILPKDLPNNFVKKIKVTIKFDLSLGDGSFEIRYVKSGIKDPQLIDPESYPLMPNASGTVLDTFTTEIEFDKPVPDPQIIIILKPASPFSAPHISYLKYEIETQPSQVIIKGFNWQKGDK
- a CDS encoding type II secretion system protein encodes the protein MKKGSLLVEVLITLTIIVFAFSIAFVPSWNLVKKTKENSQLIKMSEILLNKCEEYSYQNVSSIIPGTFNEYYDGENYKIVISKNSTKTQENFNVYSGYDEIIYPVITIVSVRVEKDGKYIEAQVVPQQW
- a CDS encoding pilus assembly FimT family protein, producing the protein MVKTGFTLLEILIVLVILSVLFGIGYVSFETVYRNISTESRLSGISQNLFFFLVEARRGAVLKDTIYCIKFNGGKFYSFVDEDLDGNSDNGKKSEISLEESMEVYVNGNKVENFEIYTYDAFFLKKSGNTLITEYSNLEIEIKYKDRTKVIKIENSLPKILE
- a CDS encoding type II secretion system protein, producing the protein MKKGFTFVELLVSLIIIGLTFQIVVSVVFNSVESYKLSRVNMQNLYAESYVTLLYDILENELRYAGSGGELLKNLYLPKYTIDDEESYMPKGGKYTEVTDVLWLADSIDINEDSTSLVLYITYVVTYKNFFVRNTDGTYSPLYKGYVGNFGWTIIKNKLSSSAEGYFTRFAKLKVEKISGPDEFPGEIGPEDTFKIDEINLANQLKTLPLSDEDKYIYPLSKNSIDSVEYATSLFRQTKVVFEKEMGKIYIERFFPVLDLSQKHYRQDILENVKDFEVYALYYPNGEKKLSEIKNMSFDLSSIYALKFAVTWRSPWDDFEIKKTRIITLIPNL
- a CDS encoding HAD family hydrolase — protein: MVRNIIFDLGRVLINWAPKKYMEKVFDKDTVTFFMNNIFNTNDWNLMDKGLIDEEELWKKKLSTFPQYKEEIEHMKNKVIDLLTPIEENVNILYELKKKYKLYVLSNFSKNSFKMVKEKYKFFELFNGIVISSYVNSIKPEEKIYKILIKTYNIIPEESLYIDDKIENISTGKRLGFKTIHLKSPELLKNKLKKYI
- a CDS encoding IGHMBP2 family helicase, whose product is MEEYIKKLIQLVKLERDEEIKRMQWEMKNLTGKQRENKGRAILDLSPKIIGEELGMYLVKFGRKKQIETEIGTGDEVIISKGNPTKSDIKGVVTERGKRFIVVSLSNLLPKDFKNVRIDLYASDITYKRQIDNLENNDVKKILKYILSDPKVVDNGTEEFTPIDNNLNEYQKLAISKALKSEDFSLIHGPFGTGKTRTLAEYILQEAKKGKKILVTADSNLAVDNLVERLSESISHVRIGHPSRISSHLLSSSLMYKIQTHNKYKEIEKLKKTFEKLIQERESFQKPIPKWKRGLTDKQILKLAENNKSQRGIPLKIIKDMAKWIKLNEKIETIKENIYKIEEEISKDIINNSMVVFTTNSSAYIDILKDYEFDVVVVDEATQSTIPSVLIPLSKGKKFVLAGDHKQLPPTILSEKAKELSTTLFEMLIKKYPQKSEILKIQYRMNERLMEFPNKEFYNNLLISGVKNITLKDLNFKGKTPLTNYENVLIFIDTSCLENYEEQRKDSTSYINKLEANVIKNIVESFINEGAKREWIGVISPYDDQVELIRSFDLKIDVNTVDGFQGREKEIILISFVRSNKNGELGFLNDLRRLNVSLTRAKRKLILIGNSNTLIKNQTYKRLINFIKKGYGGIKWLEISSLI
- a CDS encoding SHOCT domain-containing protein, which translates into the protein MYWHYGPMWSNGFFGWMGWLGPIIRLSVFFFVVFIIYKLFKNLINGIHEKENVIHYSSKSESLKILNERLARGEISEEEYQKIKNLILKN
- a CDS encoding alpha/beta hydrolase family protein produces the protein MKKLEIRDLLKFKFISSLSFSPDGKFLGFVVHKMNEEENNYISNIWVYNTESKNLFQLTTFGRESNFIWLDNETILFPSIRDEKEKKRKEKGETFTIFYKISINGGEAEKYFEVPYIVRKIEKLNDQTFVLLVSSDKNIPDFTKPDEKEKQQALKKIKEEKDYEIIDEIPFWQNGAGFTNKKRTRLYLYNLKENTFIPLTDEFTNVIQFDIKNDKKKILFISNRYKNKMKIGADLFLYDVNSNTLEKLTHETSFRYTYAYFLDDSIIFAGSNMKKYGITENPKFYLLEPKTKHVTLLTPDFDLSLRNSVGTDCRYGSNKNAVTDENYFYFITTEWNSSYLNRINKEGKIEKLTKKGGSIDGFDAKNGKIYFVGFKDYKLQEIYELKDTETQITTFNEWVVKERKISKPERFTFLSGDGVKLEGWIIRPVDFDESKKYPAILDIHGGPKTVYGEVFFHEMQVWANEGYVVMFTNPRGSDGRGNEFADIRGKYGTVDYEDLMKFVDEALKRSPFIDKEKLGVTGGSYGGFMTNWIIGHTDRFKAAASQRSISNWISKFATTDIGYFFVEDQHASNPWNNYEKLWWHSPMKYADKIKTPTLFIHSEEDYRCWLAEGIQMFTSLKYFGVESRLVLFKGENHELSRSGKPKHRIRRLKEITEWFNKYLK